The Candidatus Poribacteria bacterium genome includes a window with the following:
- a CDS encoding Gfo/Idh/MocA family oxidoreductase — MSYQREFEKRLNVAVVGVGSHGYRNILPTLTFLPIRLKALCDLDIDRARITAEQYAVKACYPSMAEMFRNEALDAIFLCAPPRLHPELACEALDAGMHVWMEKPPGMFADEVREMIQHRKDRVVVVGFKKAFMPATQKIIEIFATDEYGPLRSILGVYPMQIPSDGKRVLREKEHTNWLQNGCHPLSLFVAVGGKVSAVTVRRGQRGGGACILEYESGALGNFHLADGARHGQPSELYQFFGDGCHAEIRNNNRVLLQRGMPFNYSGSTSYVPEGFDSGAVVWEPQYSLGTLENKGLFIQGFYQEMRYFCDCILEGESAEQGSLEFALEVMKVYEAGLRSEGETVPVL, encoded by the coding sequence ATGAGTTATCAAAGAGAGTTTGAGAAGCGGTTAAATGTTGCTGTCGTTGGTGTTGGTTCACACGGTTATCGCAATATTTTACCGACACTGACGTTTCTTCCGATTCGGCTTAAGGCGTTGTGCGACCTTGATATTGACCGTGCCCGTATCACTGCAGAGCAATATGCTGTTAAGGCGTGTTATCCGAGTATGGCGGAGATGTTTCGCAACGAAGCGTTGGATGCCATCTTTCTCTGCGCGCCGCCGCGTCTTCACCCCGAATTGGCTTGCGAAGCACTGGATGCAGGGATGCATGTCTGGATGGAAAAACCGCCGGGGATGTTCGCTGATGAAGTTAGGGAAATGATTCAGCACCGGAAGGATCGGGTCGTTGTTGTCGGGTTTAAAAAGGCGTTCATGCCCGCTACACAGAAGATTATTGAGATTTTTGCAACTGACGAATACGGTCCCTTGCGGAGTATTTTGGGGGTCTATCCGATGCAGATACCGAGCGATGGAAAGCGTGTGCTGCGCGAGAAAGAGCATACGAATTGGCTCCAAAACGGATGTCATCCATTGTCGCTGTTTGTGGCAGTCGGTGGAAAGGTTTCCGCTGTAACCGTTCGCAGAGGACAACGGGGTGGTGGCGCGTGCATCTTGGAATACGAAAGCGGTGCACTCGGAAACTTTCATCTGGCGGATGGTGCGCGGCATGGACAACCTTCTGAGTTGTATCAGTTTTTCGGGGATGGATGCCACGCCGAAATTCGGAACAATAACCGTGTACTGCTACAGCGCGGGATGCCCTTCAACTATAGCGGCAGCACCAGTTATGTTCCTGAAGGCTTTGATAGCGGTGCTGTCGTCTGGGAACCGCAATACAGTCTTGGTACGCTTGAAAACAAGGGGCTTTTCATCCAAGGTTTCTACCAAGAGATGCGGTATTTCTGTGATTGCATTCTGGAGGGCGAATCGGCAGAGCAAGGATCGCTTGAATTTGCGCTGGAAGTGATGAAGGTCTATGAGGCAGGACTCCGTTCTGAAGGTGAAACCGTACCTGTTTTGTGA
- a CDS encoding ABC transporter permease: MSILESLTNALSALLANKLRSMLTMLGVIIGVGAIITTTSIGEGAKADVTERIQTLGANILAVRPGQSRFRGRGSADARRSLTVKDIAALQEHGTTFGYVTPEVSSRAQVKYQNKNTNTTIVGTSPEYLVTANFTVEKGRFFTESDIRYRERVCVLGKSVVDNLFETIEPVGKTVKIKGVGFHVLGVMKEKGASGWRNPDDQVFIPYSTAMKRVFGNDYLSSISIQANDGKLLEAAETEVTELLRKQHKIPINKDPDFHIRNQAEFMETLEESNQTFTNLILGIAVVSLVVGGIGIMNIMLVSVTERTKEIGLRKAVGAQRSDILAQFLVESTSLALVGGIIGIGVGIAGAELVTSFWEWRTLVSPMYGMVSFVVSALVGIFFGAYPAWKAAKLHPIDALRHE; the protein is encoded by the coding sequence GTGAGTATCTTGGAGAGTCTTACAAATGCATTGAGTGCCTTATTGGCAAATAAACTCCGATCTATGTTGACAATGTTGGGAGTGATCATCGGTGTGGGTGCCATTATAACCACGACCTCAATTGGTGAGGGTGCGAAGGCCGATGTAACCGAACGGATTCAGACATTAGGCGCGAATATTCTCGCTGTTCGTCCAGGGCAAAGCAGGTTTCGAGGACGCGGTTCTGCTGATGCACGCAGAAGTCTCACCGTTAAAGACATAGCAGCGCTACAGGAACACGGAACGACTTTTGGTTATGTTACACCCGAGGTCAGCAGTCGCGCACAAGTGAAGTACCAGAATAAAAATACGAACACAACCATCGTTGGTACATCCCCGGAGTATCTTGTCACCGCTAACTTTACCGTCGAAAAGGGCAGGTTTTTTACAGAGAGTGATATCCGGTACCGTGAACGTGTGTGTGTTCTCGGAAAGAGCGTTGTTGACAATCTCTTTGAAACGATAGAACCGGTCGGCAAGACGGTCAAAATTAAAGGGGTCGGTTTTCATGTCTTGGGTGTTATGAAAGAGAAGGGCGCGAGCGGATGGCGAAACCCGGACGATCAGGTTTTCATTCCGTATTCGACTGCCATGAAACGCGTTTTTGGAAATGATTATCTATCGAGCATCAGTATACAGGCAAATGACGGTAAACTTCTTGAGGCGGCAGAAACTGAGGTAACCGAGCTTCTCCGTAAGCAACACAAGATCCCAATAAACAAGGATCCCGATTTTCACATCCGTAACCAAGCGGAATTCATGGAAACACTCGAAGAATCAAACCAAACCTTTACGAACCTGATTTTAGGGATTGCTGTGGTATCGTTAGTTGTCGGTGGCATTGGTATTATGAACATTATGCTCGTTTCTGTGACGGAGCGGACAAAAGAAATCGGTCTTCGGAAAGCGGTTGGTGCACAACGTTCCGATATCCTCGCTCAGTTCCTTGTAGAATCCACGAGTCTTGCACTCGTAGGCGGTATTATTGGTATCGGTGTTGGCATAGCGGGAGCGGAACTGGTAACGTCGTTCTGGGAATGGCGAACTCTTGTCTCGCCGATGTACGGAATGGTGTCTTTTGTTGTCAGCGCGTTGGTAGGTATCTTTTTCGGTGCTTATCCAGCATGGAAAGCAGCAAAGCTTCATCCGATTGATGCGCTCAGACATGAGTAG
- a CDS encoding HEAT repeat domain-containing protein: MAVHLLSDAQMRQFIVNGFVTVTTELPTQFHDAVYEKTVSVFDKEGNPGNNLLPRIPEIQQVFDDPNVSGALTSLLGEDHYMQPHRHPHYNPPGSGGQGMHQDGGKRWSHHTRRLLVFYYPQDTPTELGPTGVVPMSHYFSTSEGSGVSPEQPIIGEAGTVAFANYDLWHRAMPNSSEKKRYMMKFLYARMSEPQEPTWANKETDWANGTPVGPAEYQEMFRHLWNWHRAVEDSDTDGTSNGESLSGLISALNSTSESTGLQAAYDLPGFGEKAVSALVRCLQDESEMTRRNACYALNAVGTPAVEALQEALKDSREYVRDNAAEALGDLGNKAEPAVPALVEMLKDASGSVRSHTIEALGTTSQSSSIAVPGLVKALEDPHDGARRNAVFALARIGKDADGAVEGLQNVLFDENRYVRGDAVHALYRIGTPAAKEALLHYLQTTRWCPLTSRESTF, from the coding sequence ATGGCAGTACACCTCTTAAGTGACGCGCAGATGCGGCAGTTCATTGTGAACGGTTTCGTAACCGTCACGACTGAGTTGCCCACGCAATTTCACGATGCCGTCTACGAGAAGACGGTAAGTGTCTTTGATAAGGAAGGAAATCCCGGCAATAACCTTTTGCCGCGAATCCCGGAAATTCAGCAGGTCTTTGACGATCCAAACGTTAGCGGTGCATTGACAAGTTTGCTCGGTGAGGACCACTATATGCAACCACACCGCCATCCACACTACAATCCACCCGGTAGCGGTGGGCAAGGGATGCATCAAGACGGGGGGAAACGGTGGTCGCACCATACACGCAGGCTGCTGGTTTTCTATTATCCACAAGACACACCCACTGAATTGGGACCGACCGGTGTGGTACCGATGAGTCACTACTTTAGTACAAGCGAAGGTTCAGGGGTCTCACCGGAACAACCTATCATAGGTGAAGCGGGAACAGTCGCGTTCGCGAACTATGACCTGTGGCACCGCGCAATGCCTAACAGCAGCGAGAAGAAACGCTATATGATGAAATTCCTCTACGCTCGGATGTCAGAACCGCAGGAACCCACTTGGGCGAATAAGGAAACCGATTGGGCAAACGGCACGCCTGTGGGACCTGCGGAATATCAGGAGATGTTCCGACACCTTTGGAACTGGCATCGAGCAGTGGAAGATAGCGACACGGACGGAACATCAAACGGTGAATCACTGTCGGGTTTAATCAGTGCACTTAATAGCACATCGGAATCGACAGGGCTGCAGGCGGCTTACGACTTGCCCGGATTTGGCGAGAAGGCAGTGTCTGCTTTGGTACGGTGCCTGCAAGATGAGTCTGAGATGACGCGGCGAAATGCTTGTTATGCGCTCAATGCAGTCGGAACCCCGGCTGTTGAGGCGTTGCAGGAGGCGTTGAAAGATTCTCGTGAATACGTGCGGGATAACGCAGCAGAAGCACTCGGTGATTTAGGAAATAAGGCAGAACCGGCAGTGCCTGCGTTGGTAGAGATGCTAAAGGATGCATCCGGTTCCGTACGTTCGCACACGATAGAGGCATTAGGCACAACAAGCCAATCGAGTTCAATTGCAGTTCCGGGTCTCGTGAAGGCACTGGAAGATCCGCACGATGGCGCACGACGGAATGCAGTATTCGCATTGGCGCGGATCGGTAAGGATGCCGATGGTGCAGTTGAAGGTCTACAAAATGTGCTGTTCGATGAAAATCGCTATGTGCGCGGCGATGCGGTTCACGCGCTTTACCGGATCGGGACACCGGCGGCAAAGGAGGCATTGCTCCACTACCTTCAAACGACGCGCTGGTGCCCGCTAACCTCAAGGGAAAGCACGTTTTAG
- a CDS encoding aminotransferase class III-fold pyridoxal phosphate-dependent enzyme — MGRSFEKSLAWKERAKAALVGGGQPHKQSQPPRPVMVAGAKGAHFWDADGNDYIDYLMGYGPMILGHAYPTVIDTVTKYLVERGNVYNFGHTLEVELAEKLVEIIPSAERVAYFVGGSDATTGAIKFARAYTGREKVIRSGYHGWHDWCSHARGHLSGAAAATLSVDFNDLEGLADHFKAHLDEIACLIMEPSGHDLPKDGYLEEAKKLVNANGALMIFDEVKTGFRYSLGGAQEYFGVTPDMSVFGKALANGFATAVVVGKKEIMDEVSDVWVAATFHGEVSLVAAAIATIEELEAKDGVAFMWKQGQKLLDGYREMTARLGIDNARIGGIGPMPFFGLSADSDDDKQQRFHKTFYEATLDGGLYLPEGHIWFMSMSHTDEDVAKTLSVSEDALKRAKAA; from the coding sequence ATGGGACGGAGTTTTGAAAAATCACTCGCGTGGAAAGAACGCGCGAAAGCAGCATTAGTCGGCGGTGGGCAGCCCCATAAGCAGAGCCAGCCACCGAGACCTGTTATGGTCGCAGGCGCGAAGGGCGCGCATTTTTGGGATGCCGACGGAAACGACTATATTGATTATCTAATGGGATACGGACCTATGATCCTTGGACATGCATATCCCACTGTGATTGATACGGTCACGAAATACCTCGTGGAGCGTGGGAATGTCTATAATTTTGGGCATACGCTTGAGGTGGAACTCGCCGAGAAATTAGTGGAGATTATTCCGTCGGCGGAGAGAGTCGCCTACTTTGTCGGCGGATCGGACGCAACGACTGGCGCGATTAAGTTTGCACGGGCATATACCGGTAGAGAAAAAGTGATTCGATCGGGTTATCACGGATGGCATGATTGGTGTAGCCACGCACGCGGACACCTGTCGGGTGCCGCCGCCGCTACGCTCAGTGTCGATTTCAACGATCTTGAAGGACTTGCTGACCACTTTAAAGCGCACCTTGATGAGATTGCGTGTCTAATTATGGAACCCTCCGGGCATGATCTTCCCAAAGACGGATACCTTGAAGAAGCAAAGAAACTCGTCAATGCCAACGGTGCGTTGATGATTTTCGATGAAGTCAAAACGGGATTCCGCTATTCTTTAGGCGGTGCACAGGAATACTTCGGGGTCACCCCCGATATGTCTGTTTTCGGGAAAGCACTCGCAAACGGTTTCGCGACTGCTGTCGTTGTCGGGAAAAAGGAAATCATGGATGAAGTGAGCGATGTTTGGGTCGCCGCGACCTTCCACGGCGAGGTATCGCTCGTTGCTGCAGCGATCGCTACAATTGAGGAACTCGAAGCGAAAGACGGTGTCGCCTTCATGTGGAAACAGGGACAGAAATTGTTGGATGGTTACAGAGAAATGACTGCGCGTCTCGGCATTGATAACGCCCGCATCGGTGGTATCGGCCCCATGCCCTTCTTCGGTTTAAGTGCCGATAGTGATGACGACAAGCAACAGCGATTCCACAAAACCTTCTATGAAGCGACCTTGGATGGTGGTTTATACCTACCAGAGGGACATATCTGGTTTATGTCCATGTCGCATACCGATGAAGACGTTGCGAAGACGCTCAGTGTTTCTGAAGATGCTCTCAAACGCGCAAAAGCTGCATAG
- a CDS encoding AAA family ATPase, producing MLTKLICRNFKNFGEVEVELGNPVVFIGPNNSGKTTALQALALWEIGLKRWNENRKGRTNPEKRPGVAINRRDLISVPVPSARLLWRDLQVRDVERVEGRQLTQNVRIDIIVEGVTDGKGWQCGFEFDYANQESFYCRPLRISETDEKGIERMPVPDEAEKLSVAFLPPMSGLASNEIRLDEGAIKVRIGEGRTAEVLRNLCYQVSQDEKKWEDLCKKISDLFGVQLDRPDYIQERGEIAMNYQDESGISLDLSSSGRGLQQTLLLLAYIAAHPGAVLLLDEPDAHLEILRQRQIYQILTESAIEHGSQIIAASHSEVILNEAADRDVVIAFLGKPHRIDGRGSQLLKSLRTIGFEQYYQAEQNGWVLYLEGPTDLAILRAFAEKLSHDVLTVLKRPYVHYVGNQPGKARDHFYGLREAKPDLVAFCLFDRISDELRMRPELIEYAWQRREIENYIVSSKQVLIDWLQAKAEERAEGPLFSALWVSMMKERIQEIEKARETLGQESPWSPDIKITDDFLDRLFETFFQELQIPNLMQKTNYHTLVRYVTSDQIDPEVIKVLDGILEVANKAVPLSGSV from the coding sequence ATGCTAACAAAATTGATTTGCCGTAATTTCAAGAACTTTGGAGAGGTTGAGGTTGAATTAGGGAATCCTGTCGTCTTCATCGGACCAAACAACTCCGGGAAAACGACTGCTTTGCAAGCCCTTGCCTTATGGGAAATAGGACTCAAACGGTGGAACGAGAACCGTAAAGGGAGAACAAACCCGGAAAAACGACCAGGTGTTGCTATAAACCGACGTGATCTTATCTCAGTTCCAGTGCCGAGTGCGCGATTACTTTGGCGAGATTTGCAAGTTCGTGATGTGGAAAGGGTTGAAGGTAGACAACTAACCCAGAATGTTCGTATAGATATTATTGTGGAAGGTGTTACGGATGGCAAAGGTTGGCAGTGTGGTTTCGAGTTTGACTATGCCAACCAGGAGTCCTTTTATTGTCGCCCTTTGAGAATATCAGAAACAGATGAGAAAGGAATTGAGAGGATGCCTGTTCCTGATGAAGCGGAAAAACTTTCTGTTGCTTTTCTTCCACCAATGTCTGGACTTGCGTCAAATGAAATACGACTTGATGAGGGGGCAATCAAAGTCCGTATCGGGGAAGGACGGACGGCAGAGGTCCTGCGTAATCTCTGTTATCAGGTTTCACAGGATGAAAAAAAATGGGAAGATCTCTGCAAGAAAATCAGTGATCTGTTCGGTGTCCAACTTGATAGACCCGATTACATTCAGGAGCGCGGGGAGATTGCAATGAATTATCAGGATGAATCTGGTATCTCTCTAGACCTCTCTTCATCAGGACGTGGTTTACAACAAACACTACTGCTACTTGCCTACATTGCTGCACATCCGGGGGCTGTTCTGCTCCTTGACGAACCGGACGCGCATCTTGAGATCCTTCGACAACGCCAGATTTATCAGATTCTTACAGAATCAGCAATCGAACATGGCAGTCAGATTATTGCTGCCAGTCATTCTGAAGTTATCCTCAACGAGGCAGCAGATCGCGATGTCGTTATCGCTTTTCTCGGTAAACCCCATCGAATTGATGGTCGCGGTAGTCAACTTCTCAAATCGCTTCGGACTATTGGCTTTGAACAATATTATCAGGCTGAACAAAATGGATGGGTCCTTTATCTTGAAGGTCCAACGGACCTCGCAATCTTACGCGCATTTGCCGAAAAACTTTCGCATGACGTGTTAACTGTGTTGAAACGTCCTTATGTTCACTATGTTGGTAACCAACCTGGAAAAGCCCGGGACCATTTTTATGGCTTGCGCGAGGCAAAGCCTGATCTTGTGGCATTCTGTCTCTTTGATCGAATCTCCGATGAACTTCGGATGCGCCCCGAATTAATAGAATATGCATGGCAAAGGCGTGAGATTGAGAATTACATTGTATCCAGCAAGCAGGTGCTAATTGATTGGCTACAGGCAAAGGCAGAAGAACGAGCTGAAGGTCCCTTGTTCTCAGCACTCTGGGTGTCTATGATGAAGGAAAGAATACAGGAAATTGAGAAAGCCCGGGAAACGCTCGGTCAAGAATCACCGTGGTCACCAGATATTAAAATAACTGATGATTTCTTAGATCGGCTTTTTGAAACTTTCTTTCAAGAATTGCAAATCCCAAATCTTATGCAAAAAACAAATTATCATACTTTAGTCCGGTACGTGACATCAGACCAAATTGATCCAGAAGTTATCAAGGTGCTGGATGGTATTTTAGAGGTTGCCAATAAAGCAGTGCCATTGAGCGGTAGTGTGTAG
- a CDS encoding efflux RND transporter periplasmic adaptor subunit: MIGKLGKWKIVAIVGVVLLVVAAVAVGRIIFTNANGTNSAEATEIKTAMVERGNIAVTIDATGTIKPLNIVKVSSKASGKILELKVDAGDYVEKDEIIAVIETTYVQISLEQAEADVRTAEARLQQAELDIQLQREQSAVQIRQAEESLAEAKQRLVQLKEQIRLEKIANARGVLDAENNLKIANIRYSLLTSDEVREENRQRAKNSLEQEEANLELVTAEHERNTKLYEKELISQAALESSQAQLKSAQARHRSAEENLKLVEKPATEAELELGQADIRKAEFNLEVARERVEAEATRDMDIKLQEQRIVQAEESLKLTRANQKQIERRERDLETARSSVKRSETQLELRRIEYDDTTIKAPISGTILEKLVEEGQVITSRLSSIASEEGQTLVTMADLDTVYVVTEVDETDIGKVEIGQPVTITVEAYPDTPFQGEVLKIAPLGQAIQNVTTFEVTSELKNVKATESPQGFGRGGGRGQGGGFRGDMANMTDEQRERFRAMRQQRQAENEGAAQTPTPAPDTTSSQPSEETSVAETEETDEEDDWGGLFGGFFEEAPAVEAPTQPEPTETEDMKIPFLKPGMNASVQISAVNRTDILTLPPEAVLDMRGRKMVRIVGEDGQPGRPQPIVTGVSSFEKIEVISGLAEGDVVAIGGFTAGGGGGRSAEWRQRMMNPASTMRRMTGGGRGR, from the coding sequence ATGATAGGAAAATTAGGAAAATGGAAAATTGTTGCGATTGTCGGCGTAGTGTTACTGGTAGTAGCCGCAGTCGCCGTAGGACGCATCATCTTTACAAATGCAAACGGAACAAACAGTGCTGAGGCAACAGAAATAAAGACAGCAATGGTAGAGCGGGGTAATATTGCGGTAACAATAGACGCAACAGGTACTATCAAACCTTTGAATATTGTCAAGGTTAGTTCTAAGGCGAGTGGAAAAATCTTGGAACTCAAGGTTGATGCCGGTGATTACGTCGAGAAGGATGAAATCATTGCGGTTATTGAAACGACCTACGTGCAGATTAGTTTGGAGCAGGCTGAAGCCGATGTGAGAACCGCGGAAGCGCGCCTGCAGCAGGCGGAGCTTGATATCCAACTCCAGAGGGAGCAATCGGCAGTTCAGATTCGTCAAGCGGAGGAATCTCTCGCTGAAGCCAAGCAAAGACTCGTCCAGTTAAAGGAACAAATTCGCCTTGAAAAGATAGCGAATGCCCGCGGCGTGTTAGATGCTGAAAACAATCTCAAGATTGCCAACATTCGATATAGTTTGCTAACCTCTGATGAGGTCCGGGAGGAAAATAGGCAGCGCGCGAAAAACTCCTTGGAACAGGAAGAAGCAAACTTAGAGTTGGTAACAGCAGAACATGAGAGAAATACGAAACTTTACGAGAAAGAACTCATCTCACAAGCCGCATTGGAGTCTTCACAGGCACAACTTAAATCGGCACAGGCACGGCACCGGTCCGCTGAAGAAAACCTAAAACTGGTAGAGAAGCCTGCTACTGAAGCTGAACTTGAATTGGGTCAAGCCGATATTAGAAAGGCAGAATTCAACCTTGAAGTCGCTAGAGAACGGGTGGAGGCTGAAGCCACCCGAGACATGGATATTAAACTTCAGGAGCAACGGATTGTGCAAGCTGAAGAGTCTTTGAAACTCACAAGGGCGAATCAGAAACAGATTGAGCGTAGGGAACGCGACCTGGAGACCGCTCGCTCATCGGTCAAACGCAGTGAAACGCAGTTGGAACTCCGTCGAATTGAGTATGACGATACGACCATCAAGGCACCCATCTCTGGAACGATTCTTGAAAAACTGGTTGAAGAGGGACAGGTGATTACTTCACGTCTCTCCTCAATCGCCTCAGAAGAAGGACAGACGCTTGTCACGATGGCAGACCTTGACACTGTCTATGTCGTAACAGAGGTCGATGAAACCGACATTGGTAAGGTGGAGATAGGACAACCGGTAACGATTACAGTCGAAGCGTATCCCGATACGCCGTTTCAGGGGGAAGTTTTGAAAATCGCCCCTCTGGGACAAGCAATTCAGAACGTGACGACCTTTGAAGTAACCTCCGAGTTGAAAAATGTCAAGGCTACCGAATCACCACAAGGCTTCGGACGTGGCGGTGGAAGGGGACAAGGCGGCGGGTTCCGTGGCGATATGGCGAATATGACTGATGAACAACGCGAACGTTTCCGGGCAATGCGCCAGCAACGCCAAGCAGAAAACGAAGGTGCTGCGCAAACCCCAACCCCTGCACCTGATACCACCTCCTCGCAACCCTCCGAAGAAACATCTGTTGCGGAGACAGAAGAAACTGATGAAGAAGACGATTGGGGTGGACTTTTCGGCGGATTTTTTGAGGAAGCACCGGCTGTAGAAGCACCGACACAACCTGAACCAACAGAGACTGAGGATATGAAGATACCGTTCCTCAAACCCGGCATGAACGCTTCTGTGCAGATCTCAGCTGTCAACAGAACAGACATTCTCACCCTTCCACCCGAAGCGGTTCTTGATATGCGGGGCAGGAAAATGGTGCGGATTGTTGGTGAAGACGGTCAACCCGGGAGGCCGCAACCTATCGTGACGGGGGTCAGTAGTTTTGAAAAGATTGAGGTTATCTCTGGGCTTGCTGAAGGAGATGTCGTCGCAATCGGCGGCTTTACGGCTGGTGGCGGTGGTGGTCGCAGTGCAGAATGGCGGCAACGCATGATGAATCCAGCCTCCACAATGCGTCGAATGACCGGTGGTGGTCGTGGGCGATAG
- a CDS encoding SDR family NAD(P)-dependent oxidoreductase, whose translation MEKIAVIAGVGPGLGAALARKFVEEGCNVALLSRSSAYIKNLSTRLAKSGRTAIPIPTDITEPEQVDQSFDRIREELGDPDILVNHAGNAAWGSFADLTPEAFEGAWRVCTLGGFLCSKQVVPGMLKKGGGDIIFTGATSAVRGRAGALAFSSAKYATRGLASALAREVGPHGIHVAHVIVDGVIDTPGVRQRYKLSENEPLLEPDAIADTYWALVQQERSAWTFEVDVRPHNEEFFT comes from the coding sequence ATGGAAAAAATAGCGGTTATCGCAGGTGTAGGGCCCGGTTTAGGGGCTGCACTCGCCCGTAAATTTGTAGAAGAAGGATGTAACGTAGCACTCCTATCGCGCTCATCCGCCTACATTAAAAACCTATCCACGCGATTGGCAAAATCCGGACGCACAGCCATTCCGATCCCGACGGATATTACCGAACCTGAGCAGGTGGATCAAAGTTTTGATCGTATTCGAGAAGAACTTGGTGATCCTGATATCTTGGTAAATCATGCTGGAAACGCTGCGTGGGGAAGTTTCGCAGACCTCACACCCGAAGCGTTTGAGGGGGCGTGGCGCGTCTGTACCCTCGGCGGGTTCCTCTGTTCAAAACAGGTGGTACCGGGGATGCTTAAGAAGGGCGGTGGAGACATTATATTTACGGGTGCTACCTCTGCTGTCCGTGGGAGGGCAGGGGCGTTGGCGTTTAGTAGTGCCAAGTATGCGACCCGAGGTTTGGCATCGGCACTCGCGCGCGAAGTCGGTCCGCACGGCATCCATGTTGCTCATGTTATCGTTGACGGTGTTATTGATACGCCGGGTGTGCGACAACGCTATAAGCTCAGCGAGAATGAACCGCTCCTTGAACCCGATGCGATTGCGGATACCTATTGGGCTTTAGTGCAGCAGGAACGGAGCGCGTGGACGTTTGAGGTGGATGTCCGTCCTCATAATGAGGAATTTTTCACATAG
- a CDS encoding aldo/keto reductase, which produces MEYRRLGKSGLKVSEICLGTMTFGHGADETESNRMVDIALDAGVNFFDTANSYAEGESEVLLGKALKGRRRDAVIATKFFNPMGTGPNDSGMSRVHIMQAIDDSLKRLQMDYVDIYYIHHVDSQTPLEEMLQALDDLVRQGKVRYTACSNYQAWRLSEALWLSDTNNWARFACYQPQYSLVVRDIEQELVPLCELKGLGVVVWSPLAGGFLSGKYKPGERTHGGTRSEEGWAYPERYFADNADETLQTLLDVSDELGHSPAQVALRWVLEQRAMTSVIVGARHTAHLRDNLGAAGWRLEGDALQKLNEVSHLPDRYPEAMEKNMHERRDSAVDMPQL; this is translated from the coding sequence GTGGAATATAGACGATTAGGAAAGAGCGGACTTAAAGTGTCCGAAATCTGCTTAGGGACGATGACCTTTGGGCACGGTGCTGACGAGACAGAATCGAACCGTATGGTGGATATCGCTTTGGATGCCGGTGTAAACTTTTTTGACACGGCGAACTCTTATGCCGAGGGCGAATCCGAAGTGCTCCTCGGCAAGGCACTCAAGGGCAGGCGACGCGACGCGGTCATCGCAACCAAATTTTTCAACCCAATGGGCACCGGTCCCAACGATTCTGGCATGTCTCGCGTCCACATTATGCAGGCGATTGATGATAGCCTTAAACGCCTCCAGATGGATTACGTAGACATCTACTATATTCACCACGTTGACTCGCAAACCCCATTAGAGGAGATGCTGCAAGCACTGGATGATCTCGTCCGACAAGGGAAAGTCCGCTATACGGCGTGTAGTAACTACCAAGCGTGGCGATTATCCGAAGCATTATGGCTCAGCGATACGAACAATTGGGCGCGGTTTGCCTGCTATCAACCGCAATATAGTCTCGTTGTGCGGGATATAGAACAGGAACTCGTTCCGCTCTGCGAACTGAAAGGGTTGGGTGTTGTCGTATGGAGTCCGTTAGCGGGTGGATTTCTTTCTGGTAAATACAAGCCGGGTGAACGCACACACGGTGGAACGCGATCGGAAGAGGGATGGGCATATCCTGAACGCTATTTTGCGGACAACGCCGATGAAACGTTGCAGACACTCCTTGATGTTTCTGATGAACTTGGACATAGTCCTGCGCAAGTTGCGCTCCGTTGGGTGCTTGAGCAACGCGCGATGACTTCAGTGATTGTGGGCGCAAGGCATACGGCGCATTTGCGCGATAACCTCGGTGCGGCGGGGTGGCGACTTGAAGGGGATGCGCTCCAAAAACTCAACGAGGTTTCACATCTACCGGATCGTTACCCTGAAGCAATGGAGAAGAACATGCACGAACGCAGGGATAGTGCTGTCGATATGCCTCAGTTGTAG